One Flavobacteriales bacterium genomic region harbors:
- a CDS encoding T9SS type A sorting domain-containing protein, with protein sequence MLTFRYSNLNRRPRTTIMQRFLLLAFLAIGFSEYCFSQVTNEVQVYVRPGTDVYVYENMTNASTGNFTTGEDGLLYVDGTLVNNGSMTFDNSASLLRGSTGSDGTGSGTYHVRRQGSTNSSVYNYWSSPMTSYAAVPGNNPYQYDSDLSTQTFTDDQPADPGWVSFSGNMVPGKGYIGRGAGLYTFHGDVNNGNISFPMVYYPYAPGNTSPGTPFNLCGNPYPSAISCAALVSANPDVNGSIYFWDDDLSGGSGYASSDYAVWNGTGSLGTGSGSAGVPNGYISTGQGFMIRSLNGSSVLNFNNTMRVGHYNTQFFKANGDDSRLWFSIEGNDQFNQILIGVLEDATDNEDRLYDAVKIRGNTNITLAAQDNGREYAILAFPPPSAEKSIPLTVLVAEGGVHTFKAQVMENFDYDNVYFVDAASSLSVQLEEGTEIPINLNQGLYENRFYLNFYPSSSVDVPRVSNQEMSIYASEGMLYVRDQDLTADHVGLEIFDVEGRKVYQDARLSMFNGTSTVPLDGLVTGVYLVRVLTSNGYVNQKIWK encoded by the coding sequence ATGCTTACTTTTAGGTACTCAAATTTGAATCGCAGACCAAGAACCACCATCATGCAACGATTCCTCCTACTCGCATTTTTAGCAATTGGCTTCTCAGAATATTGCTTTTCGCAGGTAACCAATGAGGTTCAGGTATATGTCCGTCCCGGAACGGATGTATATGTTTACGAGAACATGACCAATGCCTCTACCGGTAATTTCACTACGGGTGAAGATGGCCTTCTCTATGTAGACGGCACCTTGGTGAACAATGGAAGTATGACCTTCGACAACAGCGCTTCGTTGCTGAGAGGAAGCACAGGAAGTGATGGCACCGGAAGCGGAACTTACCATGTAAGAAGACAGGGCAGCACCAACAGTTCGGTCTATAATTATTGGAGTTCGCCCATGACCAGTTACGCGGCTGTTCCAGGTAATAATCCTTACCAATACGACTCTGATCTAAGTACCCAGACGTTTACGGATGACCAACCTGCCGATCCGGGTTGGGTATCCTTCTCAGGGAACATGGTTCCCGGAAAGGGGTACATTGGTCGAGGTGCTGGTCTTTACACTTTTCATGGAGATGTAAATAACGGAAACATCTCATTTCCAATGGTATACTATCCTTATGCTCCAGGGAATACCTCACCCGGTACTCCGTTCAACCTCTGCGGCAATCCTTACCCATCCGCCATCAGCTGTGCTGCTTTGGTAAGTGCCAATCCGGATGTGAACGGTTCCATCTACTTCTGGGATGATGACCTCAGTGGTGGTTCAGGCTATGCCTCCAGCGACTATGCGGTTTGGAACGGAACGGGGTCCCTTGGTACGGGTTCGGGTTCAGCTGGTGTTCCGAACGGCTACATCTCTACAGGACAGGGATTTATGATCAGAAGCCTGAACGGCAGCTCCGTTCTGAACTTCAACAACACGATGCGGGTAGGACACTACAACACGCAGTTTTTTAAGGCCAATGGCGATGACTCAAGACTGTGGTTCAGCATTGAAGGGAATGATCAGTTCAACCAGATACTCATTGGAGTGCTTGAAGATGCTACCGATAATGAAGATCGTCTGTATGATGCGGTAAAGATCCGCGGCAATACCAATATCACATTGGCGGCACAGGACAATGGGCGCGAGTACGCCATTCTGGCCTTTCCTCCGCCATCCGCAGAAAAGTCGATTCCATTGACGGTCCTTGTAGCAGAAGGTGGTGTTCATACTTTCAAGGCGCAGGTAATGGAGAATTTCGATTATGATAACGTCTATTTTGTAGATGCCGCTTCCTCATTAAGTGTTCAGTTGGAAGAAGGAACGGAAATTCCCATCAACCTGAACCAGGGGCTCTACGAGAACCGATTCTACCTTAATTTCTATCCGAGCAGTTCGGTCGATGTGCCAAGGGTAAGCAATCAGGAGATGTCCATCTATGCCAGTGAAGGCATGCTCTACGTGCGCGATCAGGACCTTACAGCCGATCATGTAGGACTTGAGATCTTTGATGTTGAAGGAAGAAAAGTTTACCAAGATGCAAGGTTGTCCATGTTCAATGGAACTTCTACCGTACCTTTGGACGGCCTTGTAACCGGAGTATATCTCGTGAGGGTACTTACATCAAATGGTTATGTAAACCAAAAGATCTGGAAATAA